The following coding sequences are from one Tachysurus vachellii isolate PV-2020 chromosome 7, HZAU_Pvac_v1, whole genome shotgun sequence window:
- the ubtfl gene encoding upstream binding transcription factor, like isoform X3: MNGSNSVAGAQTGRIKLEPGGDVWTKEDCLMLLERIKGMLPDGDTLKYKTTESHFDWDKVGFGSFTGDMCKQKWQKVSTEVRKYRTMTELIVDAIEYVKNPYKGKKLKTHPDFPKKPLTPYFRFFMEKRAKYAKIHPEMSNLDLTKILSKKYKELPEKKKLKYIQEFQREKESFEKNMARFKEDHPELIEERKKSDLPEKPKTPQQLWYNHEKKTFMKLHPEVSQKDLKEALRRQWSQLLDKKRLKWISKALELQKNYEDSMRAYHEAHPDANSEEHVKSVLTKAERQLKDKFDGRPTKPPPNGYSLYCAELMVNMKDVPSTERMVLCSKQWKMMTQKEKDMYQKRCEQKKKQYEIDLQRFIESLPDEERDRVLTEEKLGGSKLSIMGAGSHFVSKSLSAKDRGRDSELDQWVHGMPKEKKDGKKKTQLPETPKTAEEMWQQSVIGDYLAKYRNDRKKAQSTMEATWKGMEKKEKIPWIKKAAEDQKRYERELVEMRTVPSGQGQKKQKFDGEPKKPPVSGYQMFSQELLTNGELNHFSLKERMVEIGKRWHKLSQSQKDKYKKQVEEQQLEYKAELDAWVKSLSPQARAVYKEFSSTKRRSTTKARGPGAKVRVTKGKAVGARAAALGAGGGKRSMAYRVKQDTSDSEEEDNKSNSTDSEDEDDESSASTDSEDEDDDEDDENEEEDDEDDEDQSDGSSSSTDDSSDSESD, encoded by the exons ATGAATGGCAGCAACAGCGTGGCTGGCGCACAGACTGGGCGAATCAAACTAGAACCAG gtGGTGATGTGTGGACTAAAGAGGACTGTCTGATGCTGCTAGAGAGGATTAAGGGTATGTTGCCTGATGGAGACACTTTGAAATACAAGACCACAGAGTCTCATTTTGACTGGGACAAAGTGGGCTTTGGAAGTTTCACTGGGGACATGTGTAAGCAGAAATGGCAGAAGGTTTCCACAGAG GTTCGGAAATACAGGACAATGACAGAGCTCATTGTCGACGCAATAGAATATGTAAAGAACCCGTACAAAGGAAAGAAACTaaag ACGCATCCGGATTTCCCAAAGAAGCCCCTGACACCCTACTTTCGTTTTTTTATGGAGAAGAGAGCCAAGTATGCAAAAATTCACCCAGAGATGAGCAACCTGGATCTAACAAAGATCCTCTCCAAAAAATACAAAGAGCTGcctgaaaagaaaaag CTTAAATACATTCAGGAATTCCAGAGGGAGAAGGAGTCCTTTGAGAAAAACATGGCACGGTTTAA AGAAGACCATCCTGAGCTGatagaagaaaggaagaagtcGGACCTCCCAGAGAAGCCCAAAACCCCTCAGCAGCTGTGGTACAACCATGAAAAGAAAACCTTCATGAAGCTTCACCCAGAG GTCAGCCAAAAGGATCTGAAAGAAGCTTTACGGCGTCAGTGGTCTCAGCTCTTGGACAAAAAGCGGCTGAAATGGATCAGCAAAGCACTGGAGCTGCAGAAGAACTATGAG GACAGTATGAGGGCATACCACGAAGCACACCCAGACGCAAACTCCGAAGAACACGTCAAGTCCGTCCTGACCAAAGCCGAGCGGCAGCTCAAGGACAAATTTGACGGACGGCCCACTAAGCCACCCCC GAACGGTTATTCTTTATACTGCGCCGAGCTGATGGTAAACATGAAGGACGTCCCGAGCACAGAGAGGATGGTGCTGTGCAGCAAGCAGTGGAAAATGATGACCCAGAAAGAGAAGGACATGTACCAGAAGCGATGTGAACAG AAAAAGAAGCAGTATGAGATTGATCTCCAGAGGTTTATCGAG AGCCTACCAGATGAGGAAAGGGATCGAGTCCTGACAGAGGAGAAGCTGGGAGGCTCCAAGCTGAGCATTATGGGGGCAGGCAGCCATTTTGTTTCTAAATCCCTGTCAGCCAAG GACCGGGGTCGAGACTCTGAGTTGGACCAGTGGGTTCATGGAATgccaaaggaaaagaaagacgGGAAGAAGAAGACACAACTTCCTGAGACACCCAAAACAGCAGAGGAGATGTGGCAACAGAGTGTGATCGGTGACTACCTGGCCAAATACAGG AATGACAGGAAGAAAGCTCAAAGCACCATGGAGGCTACTTGGAAGGGcatggagaagaaagagaagattCCCTGGATCAAGAAAGCAGCCGAGGACCAGAAGCGATACGAG AGAGAGCTGGTTGAGATGAGGACGGTGCCTTCGGGTCAAGGTCAGAAGAAGCAAAAGTTTGACGGAGAGCCTAAGAAACCTCCTGT GAGCGGCTATCAGATGTTTTCCCAGGAGCTGCTCACAAATGGTGAGCTAAATCACTTCAGTCTCAAGGAGCGCATGGTGGAGATCGGCAAGCGCTGGCACAAGCTCAGTCAGAGCCAGAAGGACAAGTACAAGAAGCAGGTGGAGGAGCAGCAACTCGAGTACAAAGCAGAGTTGGATGCCTGGGTGAAG tctctctctcctcaggcACGAGCTGTGTACAAAGAGTTCTCTTCTACA AAACGACGGAGCACGACAAAGGCGCGAGGTCCTGGAGCCAAAGTGCGTGTCACCAAGGGGAAGGCGGTAGGTGCCCGAGCTGCAGCGCTGGGGGCCGGGGGGGGCAAACGTTCCATGGCGTACCGGGTCAAG CAGGACACCTCAGACTCAGAGGAAGAAGACAATAAGTCAAATTCAACAGACTCGGAGGACGAAGATGACGAGTCCTCCGCTTCGACAGATAGTGAAGATGAGGACGACGATGAAGATGATGAG
- the ubtfl gene encoding upstream binding transcription factor, like isoform X5, protein MNGSNSVAGAQTGRIKLEPGGDVWTKEDCLMLLERIKGMLPDGDTLKYKTTESHFDWDKVGFGSFTGDMCKQKWQKVSTEVRKYRTMTELIVDAIEYVKNPYKGKKLKTHPDFPKKPLTPYFRFFMEKRAKYAKIHPEMSNLDLTKILSKKYKELPEKKKLKYIQEFQREKESFEKNMARFKEDHPELIEERKKSDLPEKPKTPQQLWYNHEKKTFMKLHPEVSQKDLKEALRRQWSQLLDKKRLKWISKALELQKNYEDSMRAYHEAHPDANSEEHVKSVLTKAERQLKDKFDGRPTKPPPNGYSLYCAELMVNMKDVPSTERMVLCSKQWKMMTQKEKDMYQKRCEQKKKQYEIDLQRFIESLPDEERDRVLTEEKLGGSKLSIMGAGSHFVSKSLSAKDRGRDSELDQWVHGMPKEKKDGKKKTQLPETPKTAEEMWQQSVIGDYLAKYRNDRKKAQSTMEATWKGMEKKEKIPWIKKAAEDQKRYEVQYRTVRELVEMRTVPSGQGQKKQKFDGEPKKPPVSGYQMFSQELLTNGELNHFSLKERMVEIGKRWHKLSQSQKDKYKKQVEEQQLEYKAELDAWVKSLSPQARAVYKEFSSTKRRSTTKARGPGAKVRVTKGKADTSDSEEEDNKSNSTDSEDEDDESSASTDSEDEDDDEDDENEEEDDEDDEDQSDGSSSSTDDSSDSESD, encoded by the exons ATGAATGGCAGCAACAGCGTGGCTGGCGCACAGACTGGGCGAATCAAACTAGAACCAG gtGGTGATGTGTGGACTAAAGAGGACTGTCTGATGCTGCTAGAGAGGATTAAGGGTATGTTGCCTGATGGAGACACTTTGAAATACAAGACCACAGAGTCTCATTTTGACTGGGACAAAGTGGGCTTTGGAAGTTTCACTGGGGACATGTGTAAGCAGAAATGGCAGAAGGTTTCCACAGAG GTTCGGAAATACAGGACAATGACAGAGCTCATTGTCGACGCAATAGAATATGTAAAGAACCCGTACAAAGGAAAGAAACTaaag ACGCATCCGGATTTCCCAAAGAAGCCCCTGACACCCTACTTTCGTTTTTTTATGGAGAAGAGAGCCAAGTATGCAAAAATTCACCCAGAGATGAGCAACCTGGATCTAACAAAGATCCTCTCCAAAAAATACAAAGAGCTGcctgaaaagaaaaag CTTAAATACATTCAGGAATTCCAGAGGGAGAAGGAGTCCTTTGAGAAAAACATGGCACGGTTTAA AGAAGACCATCCTGAGCTGatagaagaaaggaagaagtcGGACCTCCCAGAGAAGCCCAAAACCCCTCAGCAGCTGTGGTACAACCATGAAAAGAAAACCTTCATGAAGCTTCACCCAGAG GTCAGCCAAAAGGATCTGAAAGAAGCTTTACGGCGTCAGTGGTCTCAGCTCTTGGACAAAAAGCGGCTGAAATGGATCAGCAAAGCACTGGAGCTGCAGAAGAACTATGAG GACAGTATGAGGGCATACCACGAAGCACACCCAGACGCAAACTCCGAAGAACACGTCAAGTCCGTCCTGACCAAAGCCGAGCGGCAGCTCAAGGACAAATTTGACGGACGGCCCACTAAGCCACCCCC GAACGGTTATTCTTTATACTGCGCCGAGCTGATGGTAAACATGAAGGACGTCCCGAGCACAGAGAGGATGGTGCTGTGCAGCAAGCAGTGGAAAATGATGACCCAGAAAGAGAAGGACATGTACCAGAAGCGATGTGAACAG AAAAAGAAGCAGTATGAGATTGATCTCCAGAGGTTTATCGAG AGCCTACCAGATGAGGAAAGGGATCGAGTCCTGACAGAGGAGAAGCTGGGAGGCTCCAAGCTGAGCATTATGGGGGCAGGCAGCCATTTTGTTTCTAAATCCCTGTCAGCCAAG GACCGGGGTCGAGACTCTGAGTTGGACCAGTGGGTTCATGGAATgccaaaggaaaagaaagacgGGAAGAAGAAGACACAACTTCCTGAGACACCCAAAACAGCAGAGGAGATGTGGCAACAGAGTGTGATCGGTGACTACCTGGCCAAATACAGG AATGACAGGAAGAAAGCTCAAAGCACCATGGAGGCTACTTGGAAGGGcatggagaagaaagagaagattCCCTGGATCAAGAAAGCAGCCGAGGACCAGAAGCGATACGAGGTTCAGTACCGGACTGTG AGAGAGCTGGTTGAGATGAGGACGGTGCCTTCGGGTCAAGGTCAGAAGAAGCAAAAGTTTGACGGAGAGCCTAAGAAACCTCCTGT GAGCGGCTATCAGATGTTTTCCCAGGAGCTGCTCACAAATGGTGAGCTAAATCACTTCAGTCTCAAGGAGCGCATGGTGGAGATCGGCAAGCGCTGGCACAAGCTCAGTCAGAGCCAGAAGGACAAGTACAAGAAGCAGGTGGAGGAGCAGCAACTCGAGTACAAAGCAGAGTTGGATGCCTGGGTGAAG tctctctctcctcaggcACGAGCTGTGTACAAAGAGTTCTCTTCTACA AAACGACGGAGCACGACAAAGGCGCGAGGTCCTGGAGCCAAAGTGCGTGTCACCAAGGGGAAGGCG GACACCTCAGACTCAGAGGAAGAAGACAATAAGTCAAATTCAACAGACTCGGAGGACGAAGATGACGAGTCCTCCGCTTCGACAGATAGTGAAGATGAGGACGACGATGAAGATGATGAG
- the ubtfl gene encoding upstream binding transcription factor, like isoform X4 translates to MNGSNSVAGAQTGRIKLEPGGDVWTKEDCLMLLERIKGMLPDGDTLKYKTTESHFDWDKVGFGSFTGDMCKQKWQKVSTEVRKYRTMTELIVDAIEYVKNPYKGKKLKTHPDFPKKPLTPYFRFFMEKRAKYAKIHPEMSNLDLTKILSKKYKELPEKKKLKYIQEFQREKESFEKNMARFKEDHPELIEERKKSDLPEKPKTPQQLWYNHEKKTFMKLHPEVSQKDLKEALRRQWSQLLDKKRLKWISKALELQKNYEDSMRAYHEAHPDANSEEHVKSVLTKAERQLKDKFDGRPTKPPPNGYSLYCAELMVNMKDVPSTERMVLCSKQWKMMTQKEKDMYQKRCEQKKKQYEIDLQRFIESLPDEERDRVLTEEKLGGSKLSIMGAGSHFVSKSLSAKDRGRDSELDQWVHGMPKEKKDGKKKTQLPETPKTAEEMWQQSVIGDYLAKYRNDRKKAQSTMEATWKGMEKKEKIPWIKKAAEDQKRYEVQYRTVRELVEMRTVPSGQGQKKQKFDGEPKKPPVSGYQMFSQELLTNGELNHFSLKERMVEIGKRWHKLSQSQKDKYKKQVEEQQLEYKAELDAWVKSLSPQARAVYKEFSSTKRRSTTKARGPGAKVRVTKGKAQDTSDSEEEDNKSNSTDSEDEDDESSASTDSEDEDDDEDDENEEEDDEDDEDQSDGSSSSTDDSSDSESD, encoded by the exons ATGAATGGCAGCAACAGCGTGGCTGGCGCACAGACTGGGCGAATCAAACTAGAACCAG gtGGTGATGTGTGGACTAAAGAGGACTGTCTGATGCTGCTAGAGAGGATTAAGGGTATGTTGCCTGATGGAGACACTTTGAAATACAAGACCACAGAGTCTCATTTTGACTGGGACAAAGTGGGCTTTGGAAGTTTCACTGGGGACATGTGTAAGCAGAAATGGCAGAAGGTTTCCACAGAG GTTCGGAAATACAGGACAATGACAGAGCTCATTGTCGACGCAATAGAATATGTAAAGAACCCGTACAAAGGAAAGAAACTaaag ACGCATCCGGATTTCCCAAAGAAGCCCCTGACACCCTACTTTCGTTTTTTTATGGAGAAGAGAGCCAAGTATGCAAAAATTCACCCAGAGATGAGCAACCTGGATCTAACAAAGATCCTCTCCAAAAAATACAAAGAGCTGcctgaaaagaaaaag CTTAAATACATTCAGGAATTCCAGAGGGAGAAGGAGTCCTTTGAGAAAAACATGGCACGGTTTAA AGAAGACCATCCTGAGCTGatagaagaaaggaagaagtcGGACCTCCCAGAGAAGCCCAAAACCCCTCAGCAGCTGTGGTACAACCATGAAAAGAAAACCTTCATGAAGCTTCACCCAGAG GTCAGCCAAAAGGATCTGAAAGAAGCTTTACGGCGTCAGTGGTCTCAGCTCTTGGACAAAAAGCGGCTGAAATGGATCAGCAAAGCACTGGAGCTGCAGAAGAACTATGAG GACAGTATGAGGGCATACCACGAAGCACACCCAGACGCAAACTCCGAAGAACACGTCAAGTCCGTCCTGACCAAAGCCGAGCGGCAGCTCAAGGACAAATTTGACGGACGGCCCACTAAGCCACCCCC GAACGGTTATTCTTTATACTGCGCCGAGCTGATGGTAAACATGAAGGACGTCCCGAGCACAGAGAGGATGGTGCTGTGCAGCAAGCAGTGGAAAATGATGACCCAGAAAGAGAAGGACATGTACCAGAAGCGATGTGAACAG AAAAAGAAGCAGTATGAGATTGATCTCCAGAGGTTTATCGAG AGCCTACCAGATGAGGAAAGGGATCGAGTCCTGACAGAGGAGAAGCTGGGAGGCTCCAAGCTGAGCATTATGGGGGCAGGCAGCCATTTTGTTTCTAAATCCCTGTCAGCCAAG GACCGGGGTCGAGACTCTGAGTTGGACCAGTGGGTTCATGGAATgccaaaggaaaagaaagacgGGAAGAAGAAGACACAACTTCCTGAGACACCCAAAACAGCAGAGGAGATGTGGCAACAGAGTGTGATCGGTGACTACCTGGCCAAATACAGG AATGACAGGAAGAAAGCTCAAAGCACCATGGAGGCTACTTGGAAGGGcatggagaagaaagagaagattCCCTGGATCAAGAAAGCAGCCGAGGACCAGAAGCGATACGAGGTTCAGTACCGGACTGTG AGAGAGCTGGTTGAGATGAGGACGGTGCCTTCGGGTCAAGGTCAGAAGAAGCAAAAGTTTGACGGAGAGCCTAAGAAACCTCCTGT GAGCGGCTATCAGATGTTTTCCCAGGAGCTGCTCACAAATGGTGAGCTAAATCACTTCAGTCTCAAGGAGCGCATGGTGGAGATCGGCAAGCGCTGGCACAAGCTCAGTCAGAGCCAGAAGGACAAGTACAAGAAGCAGGTGGAGGAGCAGCAACTCGAGTACAAAGCAGAGTTGGATGCCTGGGTGAAG tctctctctcctcaggcACGAGCTGTGTACAAAGAGTTCTCTTCTACA AAACGACGGAGCACGACAAAGGCGCGAGGTCCTGGAGCCAAAGTGCGTGTCACCAAGGGGAAGGCG CAGGACACCTCAGACTCAGAGGAAGAAGACAATAAGTCAAATTCAACAGACTCGGAGGACGAAGATGACGAGTCCTCCGCTTCGACAGATAGTGAAGATGAGGACGACGATGAAGATGATGAG
- the ubtfl gene encoding upstream binding transcription factor, like isoform X2, translated as MNGSNSVAGAQTGRIKLEPGGDVWTKEDCLMLLERIKGMLPDGDTLKYKTTESHFDWDKVGFGSFTGDMCKQKWQKVSTEVRKYRTMTELIVDAIEYVKNPYKGKKLKTHPDFPKKPLTPYFRFFMEKRAKYAKIHPEMSNLDLTKILSKKYKELPEKKKLKYIQEFQREKESFEKNMARFKEDHPELIEERKKSDLPEKPKTPQQLWYNHEKKTFMKLHPEVSQKDLKEALRRQWSQLLDKKRLKWISKALELQKNYEDSMRAYHEAHPDANSEEHVKSVLTKAERQLKDKFDGRPTKPPPNGYSLYCAELMVNMKDVPSTERMVLCSKQWKMMTQKEKDMYQKRCEQKKKQYEIDLQRFIESLPDEERDRVLTEEKLGGSKLSIMGAGSHFVSKSLSAKDRGRDSELDQWVHGMPKEKKDGKKKTQLPETPKTAEEMWQQSVIGDYLAKYRNDRKKAQSTMEATWKGMEKKEKIPWIKKAAEDQKRYEVQYRTVRELVEMRTVPSGQGQKKQKFDGEPKKPPVSGYQMFSQELLTNGELNHFSLKERMVEIGKRWHKLSQSQKDKYKKQVEEQQLEYKAELDAWVKSLSPQARAVYKEFSSTKRRSTTKARGPGAKVRVTKGKAVGARAAALGAGGGKRSMAYRVKDTSDSEEEDNKSNSTDSEDEDDESSASTDSEDEDDDEDDENEEEDDEDDEDQSDGSSSSTDDSSDSESD; from the exons ATGAATGGCAGCAACAGCGTGGCTGGCGCACAGACTGGGCGAATCAAACTAGAACCAG gtGGTGATGTGTGGACTAAAGAGGACTGTCTGATGCTGCTAGAGAGGATTAAGGGTATGTTGCCTGATGGAGACACTTTGAAATACAAGACCACAGAGTCTCATTTTGACTGGGACAAAGTGGGCTTTGGAAGTTTCACTGGGGACATGTGTAAGCAGAAATGGCAGAAGGTTTCCACAGAG GTTCGGAAATACAGGACAATGACAGAGCTCATTGTCGACGCAATAGAATATGTAAAGAACCCGTACAAAGGAAAGAAACTaaag ACGCATCCGGATTTCCCAAAGAAGCCCCTGACACCCTACTTTCGTTTTTTTATGGAGAAGAGAGCCAAGTATGCAAAAATTCACCCAGAGATGAGCAACCTGGATCTAACAAAGATCCTCTCCAAAAAATACAAAGAGCTGcctgaaaagaaaaag CTTAAATACATTCAGGAATTCCAGAGGGAGAAGGAGTCCTTTGAGAAAAACATGGCACGGTTTAA AGAAGACCATCCTGAGCTGatagaagaaaggaagaagtcGGACCTCCCAGAGAAGCCCAAAACCCCTCAGCAGCTGTGGTACAACCATGAAAAGAAAACCTTCATGAAGCTTCACCCAGAG GTCAGCCAAAAGGATCTGAAAGAAGCTTTACGGCGTCAGTGGTCTCAGCTCTTGGACAAAAAGCGGCTGAAATGGATCAGCAAAGCACTGGAGCTGCAGAAGAACTATGAG GACAGTATGAGGGCATACCACGAAGCACACCCAGACGCAAACTCCGAAGAACACGTCAAGTCCGTCCTGACCAAAGCCGAGCGGCAGCTCAAGGACAAATTTGACGGACGGCCCACTAAGCCACCCCC GAACGGTTATTCTTTATACTGCGCCGAGCTGATGGTAAACATGAAGGACGTCCCGAGCACAGAGAGGATGGTGCTGTGCAGCAAGCAGTGGAAAATGATGACCCAGAAAGAGAAGGACATGTACCAGAAGCGATGTGAACAG AAAAAGAAGCAGTATGAGATTGATCTCCAGAGGTTTATCGAG AGCCTACCAGATGAGGAAAGGGATCGAGTCCTGACAGAGGAGAAGCTGGGAGGCTCCAAGCTGAGCATTATGGGGGCAGGCAGCCATTTTGTTTCTAAATCCCTGTCAGCCAAG GACCGGGGTCGAGACTCTGAGTTGGACCAGTGGGTTCATGGAATgccaaaggaaaagaaagacgGGAAGAAGAAGACACAACTTCCTGAGACACCCAAAACAGCAGAGGAGATGTGGCAACAGAGTGTGATCGGTGACTACCTGGCCAAATACAGG AATGACAGGAAGAAAGCTCAAAGCACCATGGAGGCTACTTGGAAGGGcatggagaagaaagagaagattCCCTGGATCAAGAAAGCAGCCGAGGACCAGAAGCGATACGAGGTTCAGTACCGGACTGTG AGAGAGCTGGTTGAGATGAGGACGGTGCCTTCGGGTCAAGGTCAGAAGAAGCAAAAGTTTGACGGAGAGCCTAAGAAACCTCCTGT GAGCGGCTATCAGATGTTTTCCCAGGAGCTGCTCACAAATGGTGAGCTAAATCACTTCAGTCTCAAGGAGCGCATGGTGGAGATCGGCAAGCGCTGGCACAAGCTCAGTCAGAGCCAGAAGGACAAGTACAAGAAGCAGGTGGAGGAGCAGCAACTCGAGTACAAAGCAGAGTTGGATGCCTGGGTGAAG tctctctctcctcaggcACGAGCTGTGTACAAAGAGTTCTCTTCTACA AAACGACGGAGCACGACAAAGGCGCGAGGTCCTGGAGCCAAAGTGCGTGTCACCAAGGGGAAGGCGGTAGGTGCCCGAGCTGCAGCGCTGGGGGCCGGGGGGGGCAAACGTTCCATGGCGTACCGGGTCAAG GACACCTCAGACTCAGAGGAAGAAGACAATAAGTCAAATTCAACAGACTCGGAGGACGAAGATGACGAGTCCTCCGCTTCGACAGATAGTGAAGATGAGGACGACGATGAAGATGATGAG
- the ubtfl gene encoding upstream binding transcription factor, like isoform X6: MLLERIKGMLPDGDTLKYKTTESHFDWDKVGFGSFTGDMCKQKWQKVSTEVRKYRTMTELIVDAIEYVKNPYKGKKLKTHPDFPKKPLTPYFRFFMEKRAKYAKIHPEMSNLDLTKILSKKYKELPEKKKLKYIQEFQREKESFEKNMARFKEDHPELIEERKKSDLPEKPKTPQQLWYNHEKKTFMKLHPEVSQKDLKEALRRQWSQLLDKKRLKWISKALELQKNYEDSMRAYHEAHPDANSEEHVKSVLTKAERQLKDKFDGRPTKPPPNGYSLYCAELMVNMKDVPSTERMVLCSKQWKMMTQKEKDMYQKRCEQKKKQYEIDLQRFIESLPDEERDRVLTEEKLGGSKLSIMGAGSHFVSKSLSAKDRGRDSELDQWVHGMPKEKKDGKKKTQLPETPKTAEEMWQQSVIGDYLAKYRNDRKKAQSTMEATWKGMEKKEKIPWIKKAAEDQKRYEVQYRTVRELVEMRTVPSGQGQKKQKFDGEPKKPPVSGYQMFSQELLTNGELNHFSLKERMVEIGKRWHKLSQSQKDKYKKQVEEQQLEYKAELDAWVKSLSPQARAVYKEFSSTKRRSTTKARGPGAKVRVTKGKAVGARAAALGAGGGKRSMAYRVKQDTSDSEEEDNKSNSTDSEDEDDESSASTDSEDEDDDEDDENEEEDDEDDEDQSDGSSSSTDDSSDSESD; this comes from the exons ATGCTGCTAGAGAGGATTAAGGGTATGTTGCCTGATGGAGACACTTTGAAATACAAGACCACAGAGTCTCATTTTGACTGGGACAAAGTGGGCTTTGGAAGTTTCACTGGGGACATGTGTAAGCAGAAATGGCAGAAGGTTTCCACAGAG GTTCGGAAATACAGGACAATGACAGAGCTCATTGTCGACGCAATAGAATATGTAAAGAACCCGTACAAAGGAAAGAAACTaaag ACGCATCCGGATTTCCCAAAGAAGCCCCTGACACCCTACTTTCGTTTTTTTATGGAGAAGAGAGCCAAGTATGCAAAAATTCACCCAGAGATGAGCAACCTGGATCTAACAAAGATCCTCTCCAAAAAATACAAAGAGCTGcctgaaaagaaaaag CTTAAATACATTCAGGAATTCCAGAGGGAGAAGGAGTCCTTTGAGAAAAACATGGCACGGTTTAA AGAAGACCATCCTGAGCTGatagaagaaaggaagaagtcGGACCTCCCAGAGAAGCCCAAAACCCCTCAGCAGCTGTGGTACAACCATGAAAAGAAAACCTTCATGAAGCTTCACCCAGAG GTCAGCCAAAAGGATCTGAAAGAAGCTTTACGGCGTCAGTGGTCTCAGCTCTTGGACAAAAAGCGGCTGAAATGGATCAGCAAAGCACTGGAGCTGCAGAAGAACTATGAG GACAGTATGAGGGCATACCACGAAGCACACCCAGACGCAAACTCCGAAGAACACGTCAAGTCCGTCCTGACCAAAGCCGAGCGGCAGCTCAAGGACAAATTTGACGGACGGCCCACTAAGCCACCCCC GAACGGTTATTCTTTATACTGCGCCGAGCTGATGGTAAACATGAAGGACGTCCCGAGCACAGAGAGGATGGTGCTGTGCAGCAAGCAGTGGAAAATGATGACCCAGAAAGAGAAGGACATGTACCAGAAGCGATGTGAACAG AAAAAGAAGCAGTATGAGATTGATCTCCAGAGGTTTATCGAG AGCCTACCAGATGAGGAAAGGGATCGAGTCCTGACAGAGGAGAAGCTGGGAGGCTCCAAGCTGAGCATTATGGGGGCAGGCAGCCATTTTGTTTCTAAATCCCTGTCAGCCAAG GACCGGGGTCGAGACTCTGAGTTGGACCAGTGGGTTCATGGAATgccaaaggaaaagaaagacgGGAAGAAGAAGACACAACTTCCTGAGACACCCAAAACAGCAGAGGAGATGTGGCAACAGAGTGTGATCGGTGACTACCTGGCCAAATACAGG AATGACAGGAAGAAAGCTCAAAGCACCATGGAGGCTACTTGGAAGGGcatggagaagaaagagaagattCCCTGGATCAAGAAAGCAGCCGAGGACCAGAAGCGATACGAGGTTCAGTACCGGACTGTG AGAGAGCTGGTTGAGATGAGGACGGTGCCTTCGGGTCAAGGTCAGAAGAAGCAAAAGTTTGACGGAGAGCCTAAGAAACCTCCTGT GAGCGGCTATCAGATGTTTTCCCAGGAGCTGCTCACAAATGGTGAGCTAAATCACTTCAGTCTCAAGGAGCGCATGGTGGAGATCGGCAAGCGCTGGCACAAGCTCAGTCAGAGCCAGAAGGACAAGTACAAGAAGCAGGTGGAGGAGCAGCAACTCGAGTACAAAGCAGAGTTGGATGCCTGGGTGAAG tctctctctcctcaggcACGAGCTGTGTACAAAGAGTTCTCTTCTACA AAACGACGGAGCACGACAAAGGCGCGAGGTCCTGGAGCCAAAGTGCGTGTCACCAAGGGGAAGGCGGTAGGTGCCCGAGCTGCAGCGCTGGGGGCCGGGGGGGGCAAACGTTCCATGGCGTACCGGGTCAAG CAGGACACCTCAGACTCAGAGGAAGAAGACAATAAGTCAAATTCAACAGACTCGGAGGACGAAGATGACGAGTCCTCCGCTTCGACAGATAGTGAAGATGAGGACGACGATGAAGATGATGAG